The following coding sequences are from one Manduca sexta isolate Smith_Timp_Sample1 chromosome 7, JHU_Msex_v1.0, whole genome shotgun sequence window:
- the LOC115447727 gene encoding uncharacterized protein LOC115447727 yields the protein MGLQFEGEIDNMSEAQLAFIRDVLEKRGYQDTKVTIEAVGKAGDNYIANVKRVIVKNEHGEFRMIAKIAPQHEGIRMATEVEQLFRNEHIMYTLIFPKYQQFEEEADLHKNDRLKFAKCYGSLSEPPNEVILLEDMQVEGFSMMDRFTPLSDECIRSVLKNFAILHSLSFALKYKEPGTFNEYKKNLVDTWTKMDQRPDITAYFSHVENTAVMTVDGEDRKRYLKECVSQAIPLASKISKEVKGAKHSVIQQGDSWTNNILFKYNGDSLEQSVMIDYQLSRENNPTYDLMYMIFGCSDHETRVKHFNDWLDYYHSELDKRLHDFGLKANYVYPRDQLDADLKRYAKFMLGIIVMVATISVMNPANAAKMKDSMERFAEPIDDEANEALLKELMTFDDNFIQMFRKRVEGIVDSFMMFGLV from the exons ATGGGACTCCAATTCGAAGGTGAAATTGATAATATGAGTGAGGCCCAGCTGGCTTTCATTCGCGATGTTTTAGAAAAAAGAGGATATCAAGACACAAAAGTGACTATTGAAGCAGTtggcaaagcgggagacaactACATAGCCAATGTTAAAAGAGTCATCGTCAAAAACGAACATGGAGAATTTAGAATGATTGCAAAAATTGCGCCACAACATGAAGGGATAAGGATGGCCACAGAAGTAGAACAACTATTCAGAAAcgaacatattatgtatactttGATCTTTCCTAAATATCAACAGTTTGAAGAAGAAGCAGATTTGCATAAAAATGACAGACTAAAGTTTGCAAAGTGTTACGGATCGCTATCCGAACCACCGAATGAAGTGATCCTTTTGGAAGACATGCAAGTAGAAGGCTTCAGCATGATGGATAGATTCACCCCACTATCCGACGAATGCATCAGGTCAGTGCTGAAAAACTTCGCTATTCTTCATTCCCTCTCTTTCGCTCTTAAATATAAAGAGCCAGGAacatttaatgaatataaaaagaatCTTGTTGATACGTGGACTAAAATGGATCAACGGCCTGACATAACTGCATACTTTTCCCATGTAGAAAATACAGCCGTTATGACGGTTGATGGAGAAGATAGAAAAAGGTATCTAAAGGAATGTGTAAGCCAAGCTATCCCACTGGCCTCCAAAATATCGAAAGAGGTTAAAGGCGCAAAACACTCCGTCATCCAACAAGGAGATTCATGGACTAACaacatattattcaaatataat ggaGACTCGCTCGAGCAATCAGTGATGATAGACTACCAATTGAGCAGAGAAAATAACCCCACGTACGATCTCATGTACATGATCTTCGGCTGCAGCGACCACGAGACTCGAGTGAAACATTTCAACGACTGGCTCGACTACTACCACTCGGAGTTAGACAAAAGGCTCCACGACTTTGGTCTGAAAGCCAACTACGTGTACCCTAGAGACCAACTAGATGCTGACTTGAAGAGATACGCTAAGTTTATGCTAGGCATAATAGTTATGGTGGCTACGATTAGTGTTATGAACCCTGCCAATGCTGCAAAGATGAAGGATTCTATGGAGCGTTTTGCCGAACCTATTGATGATGAAGCAAATGAAGCTTTACTTAAAGAATTGATGACATTCGATGACAACTTTATACAAATGTTTAGGAAGAGGGTGGAAGGAATTGTTGACAGTTTTATGATGTTTGGactggtataa
- the LOC115447728 gene encoding uncharacterized protein LOC115447728 → MVKENNPTGDLMFMIFACSDHEGRVKHFNDWLDYYHSELDERLHNFYLKANYVYPRDQLDVDLKRYAKSMLGALVLSATFSVMQPSNAKKVKDAMEEYYEPEDEAEKEANMKGLFTFDDKYKQIYKKRLEGIIDSFI, encoded by the coding sequence ATGGTCAAAGAAAACAACCCTACGGGCGATCTCATGTTCATGATCTTCGCCTGCAGCGACCACGAAGGTCGTGTGAAACATTTCAACGACTGGCTCGACTACTACCACTCGGAGTTAGACGAAAGGCTCCACAACTTTTATTTGAAAGCCAACTACGTGTACCCTAGAGACCAGCTAGACGTTGACTTGAAGAGATACGCCAAGAGTATGCTCGGCGCATTAGTTCTGTCAGCTACTTTTAGTGTAATGCAACCTTCCAATGCTAAGAAAGTCAAAGATGCTATGGAAGAATATTACGAGCCTGAAGATGAAGCAGAAAAAGAAGCTAATATGAAAGGTCTTTTTACATTCGATGATAAATATAAGCAAATATACAAAAAGAGATTAGAAGGAATTATTGACAGTTTCATTTAG
- the LOC115447735 gene encoding uncharacterized protein LOC115447735, whose translation MVLQFEGAVNNISEVQLAFIRDVLEKRGYKDNKVTIEAVGKAGDNYIANVKRVIAKNEHGEFRMIAKIASQHEDLRLSASIEQNFRSEHIFYTLVLPKYQQFEEQADLHKNDRLRFAECYGSLPEPPHEVILLEDLNVAGFSMLDRFTPLSDQCIRSVLRNLAILHSLSFALKYKEPETFNEYRRRLVDTSTKVEERPEIMYFITHMEKTAAKLVDGDVRKRHINKCVSYTTVQAGKVFKEIAGSKHSVIQQGDAWTNNILFKFIGDSVESVMIDYQMVKENNPTNDLMFMIFACSDHEGRMKHFNDWLDYYHSELDKRLHDFGLKANYVYPRDQLDADLKRYAKHMLGALVMSATMSAMQPSNAEKIKDSMEEFHKPTNQEEIDAAMNEFFTFDDRYTEIYKKKLEGIIDSFIKLGLLKNM comes from the exons ATGGTGCTCCAGTTCGAAGGTGCAGTTAATAATATCAGTGAGGTGCAGCTGGCTTTCATTCGCGACGTCCTAGAAAAAAGAGGATATAAAGATAACAAAGTAACTATTGAAGCAGTCGGTAAAGCTGGAGACAACTATATAGCCAATGTTAAAAGAGTCATTGCCAAAAACGAACATGGAGAATTTAGAATGATTGCCAAAATTGCGTCACAACATGAAGACTTAAGACTCTCCGCATCTATAGAACAAAATTTCAGAAGCgaacacattttttatactttggtCCTTCCTAAATATCAACAGTTTGAAGAACAAGcagatttacataaaaatgacaGACTGAGATTTGCAGAGTGTTACGGATCATTACCCGAGCCACCGCATGAAGTGATCCTTTTGGAAGACTTGAATGTAGCAGGCTTCAGCATGTTGGATAGATTCACGCCACTATCAGATCAATGCATCAGGTCAGTGTTGAGAAACCTTGCCATTCTGCATTCTCTTTCCTTTGCACTTAAATATAAAGAACCAGAAACATTCAATGAATACAGAAGGCGTCTTGTTGATACCTCAACGAAAGTAGAAGAACGCCCAGAGATAATGTATTTCATAACACATATGGAAAAAACAGCCGCTAAGTTGGTCGACGGAGATGTGAGAAAAAGGCATATAAACAAATGTGTTAGCTATACTACGGTGCAGGCAGGCAAGGTGTTTAAAGAGATCGCAGGTTCGAAACACTCCGTCATCCAGCAAGGAGATGCTTGGactaacaacatattatttaaatttatt GGAGATTCAGTCGAATCAGTGATGATAGACTACCAAATGGTTAAAGAAAACAACCCAACGAACGATCTCATGTTCATGATCTTCGCCTGCAGCGACCACGAAGGCCGGATGAAACATTTCAACGACTGGCTCGACTACTACCACTCGGAGTTAGACAAAAGGCTCCACGACTTTGGTCTGAAAGCCAACTACGTGTACCCTAGAGACCAGTTAGACGCTGACTTGAAGAGATACGCCAAGCATATGCTCGGCGCATTAGTTATGTCAGCGACTATGAGCGCAATGCAGCCTTCCAATGCTGAGAAAATTAAGGATTCTATGGAAGAATTTCACAAACCTACAAACCAAGAAGAAATAGACGCTGCTATGAACGAATTCTTTACATTCGATGATAGATATACGGAAATATACAAGAAGAAATTAGAAGGAATTATTGACAGTTTTATTAAGCTTGGACTGTTGAAAaacatgtaa